The genomic segment AGTCCATAAGCCGTTGCTGTGTTGCAGGCGATGACAATGATTTTGACGGGATTCTTTTTGCCGCTTGGCTGTTGCTCGGAAGCGCTTGTCCAATAGTTGGAACTCATCAGGAACAGGGCATCCTTGACGGTCAGTTCGCGCAGAAAATCCGCTTTCCCCTTTGAGTCATATTGCCCGTAAGGCATGTTGGCTTGGTCTGCCAAATACTCGAAATTCTCGTTGATGAAATCGGGTATGCCGTCGGGTTTCTCCTCACCGGTCTTGTTGTTGAAGCGGTCCTGGGCGAGAATGCGCTCCAAGACGGTGAAACCGCCCGTTCCGCTGTCGAACACGCCGATAGGCAATGTGCGCAATGCCTGCGGATAGTTCTTGAAGTCGAGATAGAAGCGTGAGCGCTTATCGTTGAGTGCTTTCTCACTGACAGGCAGGAGGGCAGTCTGTGCCGTACTGATGAGGCACGCTGCGAAGATGGCTATAAAGGTGGAAATCGTTTTTCTCATAGGTCTGATTGGTGTTTTCTGTCGATTGATATTTGACTTAGTCGATACGGATTTGGTGAGAGCGGGCTATGTTCGTATATTCCTTTTGTATATACTGATCCACCCAGTTGTAGAAAGATTGGTAGGCATCTGTGACTTTTCCTTTCGCACGGAATTGCCTGAGCAGTTCATCGCCTTTCTCCAATATCGGTTCTTCGGCTTTTCTCACTTGTTGCAGAATACCAGTCTCTCGTTTGTTGATCAGGCGGTTCAGTGCAAGATAGTTATAGCATTCTCCGCCTTTATATGCCCAGACGTAGTCTTTCAGCCTCATCGACCAGTCTCCGATTGTGCATCGTCCTTCGCTGTTTCTTCCCACAGAGGCGGGCAGTTGTCCGGAAGGTGTAATCCATAGTGGAATCACGACGGTCATGAGCGGATTGCCCATCGCCAGCCAACTGGTCGTAAGAAGTGGATTCTCATTGGGTTTCACGCCCTGGATGACCACCATTCCGCCAGTCGTGTAGCGGGGAATGAAGTCGGTGAAGTTGATGGGCGTTTCCGTGTTTTCGTCCTGCGGAATCATGTCATACAGGTTCACACCCGTCAGTCCGTGTTCTAAGCACGAGCCGAAGGTGAGCAGTTGGCGATAGGTGACCTTTCCTTTTGCCACGCTCTTTTCCATGAGCTCGGTCGCTTTCTTGAAGCGGGAGACACCTGTTCCCTTGTTGACATCGCCGGAGATGGCATAGTTACTGCGGACGAGGTATCCCTTCGGGGCAACGGCGGGGTCGTTCACGTCGAACTTCTTGTAGCCGTTCGCACCGCATTCGAAGTAGGCTGCATTGCCTGCGGCATCGATGCAACCGTAGTTACTGCCGTAGGCAAAAGGTGAAAGTGTCTTCAGCAGCGCCTCGAACTCGTCAACCGTCGCACAGTTTTCCAGTGCTATGCGAATGATGTTGCCGTAGGTGTAGGTGCCACTCATCGGGGCATCCAGGTCTTTCGCCGTATTGTTGACCATGGCGAAGCCCTTTTCGTTCTGCCCGTAGAAGATGCTGTTCATCGTCGGGAAGTTCAAGCGGGCGCAGCCGATATAGGCATACTTACCCGAATTGTTGTGGATATAGATGTTCGTGCGGAGTGTCTCCGCGGAGCCGTCGGCTGTCTTGAACATCAGCGGGCGCCCGTCGGCTGTCATCTTGCCGGAAACAATGGCTGTCGTGCAGGCAAGACTGACGGCTGCCGACAATAGTGCGCAAAGGGTTAAAAACAGTTTCTTTCTCATCGTCTCGTTTCTTTTTTGTCGTTTGTGTCGGGATTATTTGCGTTTCTTGCTCTTCGAAGCTTTCTCTATGAGGAGGTCGAAGAAGCGTTTTGCAACCATGTCGCCGTTCTTTGCCACGAAGATTTCGGGGTGTGACTGAAGGGCGTAGATGGGATAGTCGGGATAGCCTTCGAGGGATTCGGGTACACCGTCGGGGCTCCATGCCGTGACGCGCAGACCGGGTGCCACGTCCTTGATGCACTGGTGGTGACGGCTGTTGACGCCCAATTCGGTTGTTCCGAACAACTCCGCTGTCAGACTGTTCGGCAATATATTTATAATATGTGCCGGCGTGCGGCTGTCATCCATCTGTCGGTGTTTCAGTTCGCTTTCCGGGAAGTCGGAGGGAATGTCCTGATACAGCGTGCCTCCCATGGCGACATTGATGATTTGCAGCCCGCGACAGATGCCGAAAACCGGCAGCTTGTGCTCAATGGCTTTCTTGATGAGGAGAAATTCGAAAATGTCCCGCGCATCGTTCACCTCTCCCAGGAACTCATGGCGCTCCGCACCGTAATAAGCCGGGTCAACGTCGGGACCGCCCGTCACGAGAACAGCGTCAAGACGGGAAACAATCTCTTCAATCAAAGCAGGGTCGTCCGTGGAGGGAATCAGATAGGGAATGCCTCCTGCCATCTTGACAGACTGCGGACAGTCATAGCCGACGGAGAGGCTGTTGCCCTTCAGTGTCGTCGTAATGCCGATTACGGGTTTCTTGGATTTCTTGACAGGTTTAGCCTGGTCGGCTTTGTCGTAGAGCGACTGAAGCTTGGGAGCTAAAACGGTTCCTTTCTTGACTTGTGCGCTGGCTGCAAATGTGCAGAGGCAGACCAATGCGATAAATAGAATTCTTTTCATAAGTTTAAATAAGATTTTCTGCAAATATAAGGAAAAAAAGTGTATCGTGACGGCATTTTTTCTGATTTTATTTTGAAAGGGATAATGTTTCAGCCTGACGTGAAACATTGTCCTTTTATCTCCGACCGGTCATTGGAATTTATGTCAGGTGGTTGTCTGTTTTTTTTAGATGAGTGCCTCGCTGCTTTTGTATATTTATGCAAGGGGTGCGGTTCGGACGGATGTTTTGCAAACTTCTGAATTTCAAGACATTAAGTAATGCTTTCCAAAAGTTCAACTTTTAGCTTGCAAAAGTTGAACTTTTGGAAAGTGAAAGTTCAACTGTATGTTTATGCACCCTTTTCTGCATGTTTATACGGGTCTGTTTTTGTGGTTATTTTCATCGGATTTGCGATAATTCTAAATAAAAATTTGTCCGTTTCAGAAAAAAAGTGTAACTTTACATCAGTTTTACAAAACCAATATGATTATGATAGAATATCTCTCACAGAATGTATGGTTGATATGGGTGCTTGCCAGCATTATCTGCCTTTTGCTTGAATTGACGTCGGGTGACCTTTTCATCCTCTGTTTCTCCATCGGAGCACTTTGTTCTGCCGTAGCGGCAGCGTTGGGTGTGGGATGGGTGTTGCAGATTCTTATTTTCGCCTTCTTCACGTTGTTGAGCATCTTCTTCGTGCGACCGGTTGCTTTGCGGTGGTTACACCGAAACGAAGATAACCGTCTGAGTAATGCCGATGCACTCATGGGGCGCGTCGGAACCGTGAGCGAGACCATCGAGGAAGGTGGCTACGGACGCGTGGCTATCGATGGAGACGACTGGAAGGCTGTCGCTCTCGACGGGCAGTCGATAGGACAAGGCGAACGGGTGACGGTCGTGGGTCGGGAGAGCATCATCCTGACGGTGGAAAAGTCATGACAAATTAACATTTCCCTGACTCCTACATGACTCCTATGTAACTCCTATATGAGTCCTATACTGAAAAACGATTATTTTAACATTTAAAATCTTTACAAATATGTCAGTAACAACGTATGTTTTAATCGCAGTCGTCATCTTGGTGCTTGTGTTCGCCAAGAAAGCATTGGTAATTATACCGCAGTCGGAAACGCAAATCATTGAGCGCCTGGGTAAGTATTATGCCACGCTCAAGCCGGGCGTCAACCTGATTATCCCCTTC from the Prevotella sp. Rep29 genome contains:
- a CDS encoding carcinine hydrolase/isopenicillin-N N-acyltransferase family protein — its product is MRKKLFLTLCALLSAAVSLACTTAIVSGKMTADGRPLMFKTADGSAETLRTNIYIHNNSGKYAYIGCARLNFPTMNSIFYGQNEKGFAMVNNTAKDLDAPMSGTYTYGNIIRIALENCATVDEFEALLKTLSPFAYGSNYGCIDAAGNAAYFECGANGYKKFDVNDPAVAPKGYLVRSNYAISGDVNKGTGVSRFKKATELMEKSVAKGKVTYRQLLTFGSCLEHGLTGVNLYDMIPQDENTETPINFTDFIPRYTTGGMVVIQGVKPNENPLLTTSWLAMGNPLMTVVIPLWITPSGQLPASVGRNSEGRCTIGDWSMRLKDYVWAYKGGECYNYLALNRLINKRETGILQQVRKAEEPILEKGDELLRQFRAKGKVTDAYQSFYNWVDQYIQKEYTNIARSHQIRID
- a CDS encoding gamma-glutamyl-gamma-aminobutyrate hydrolase family protein, whose amino-acid sequence is MKRILFIALVCLCTFAASAQVKKGTVLAPKLQSLYDKADQAKPVKKSKKPVIGITTTLKGNSLSVGYDCPQSVKMAGGIPYLIPSTDDPALIEEIVSRLDAVLVTGGPDVDPAYYGAERHEFLGEVNDARDIFEFLLIKKAIEHKLPVFGICRGLQIINVAMGGTLYQDIPSDFPESELKHRQMDDSRTPAHIINILPNSLTAELFGTTELGVNSRHHQCIKDVAPGLRVTAWSPDGVPESLEGYPDYPIYALQSHPEIFVAKNGDMVAKRFFDLLIEKASKSKKRK
- a CDS encoding NfeD family protein yields the protein MIEYLSQNVWLIWVLASIICLLLELTSGDLFILCFSIGALCSAVAAALGVGWVLQILIFAFFTLLSIFFVRPVALRWLHRNEDNRLSNADALMGRVGTVSETIEEGGYGRVAIDGDDWKAVALDGQSIGQGERVTVVGRESIILTVEKS